From Xanthocytophaga agilis, one genomic window encodes:
- a CDS encoding RagB/SusD family nutrient uptake outer membrane protein yields the protein MNKYTLLRYTILFLLVLLSESCSDFLDKMPDDLLTQEMVFKDKTRTEEWLAGVYANIPDPYWDYARNISYDPLSDDMCPNPRWEQFGWDVIAKQTGNWNTNSFWGPNYWYELPRRIRSAYILIENVKPNLAQQFTQEDADNMKYEARFLIAYYYWLMAEAYGPIPLVLGITPSDATTEELLIGQTPFDKVIDWVDSEMLELSGLLPDKYASNAKFGRATSIMCLAVRARMLLFAASPLANGNPDYNGFVNDKGEALFNTTYDANKWKRASDACKLLIDRAHAAGHKLYYEYNDNGSIDPFLSYQNMMFKRTTDGNTEILFARPNCETWEYDRHTQPRGTGGNGGLGVTQSLVDAFFMKNGLPIDDPNSGYVEKGFSTADEFRNTKWSEVQGGGKVTLAGTYNMYCNREPRFYISVLYNRAWHRRENRTTRFMIDEWDGGPTHDAPQSGYLLRKKVHPDHDPRNRTNPYRPGILYRLGEAYLNYAEALNESDPGNPDILTYVNLVRERAGLPEVAAGSQDEIRAAIRRERRVELNCEGIRYSDIRRWKMGEQVLNRDFWGMNFNGTEISDDEKNPKAYFKRTVYQRRVFSKKNYWFPVPQSEIDKNPNLVQNPFWK from the coding sequence ATGAATAAATATACATTACTCAGATATACAATACTCTTCTTGCTGGTTCTTTTATCAGAGTCCTGTTCTGATTTTCTGGACAAGATGCCAGATGATTTGCTTACACAGGAAATGGTTTTTAAAGACAAAACCCGAACCGAAGAATGGCTGGCAGGGGTATATGCCAACATTCCGGATCCGTATTGGGATTATGCGCGTAATATTAGTTACGATCCTTTATCTGATGACATGTGCCCTAACCCCAGATGGGAACAATTCGGATGGGATGTGATTGCCAAACAAACCGGCAACTGGAATACAAATTCATTTTGGGGGCCCAATTACTGGTATGAATTACCCAGAAGGATACGGTCAGCTTATATTCTGATCGAAAATGTCAAACCCAATCTGGCACAACAGTTTACACAGGAGGATGCCGATAATATGAAGTATGAAGCACGTTTCCTGATTGCATATTATTATTGGCTTATGGCAGAAGCCTATGGCCCTATACCCCTTGTACTGGGGATTACGCCAAGTGATGCAACCACAGAAGAACTGTTGATAGGCCAGACTCCTTTTGACAAGGTAATAGACTGGGTAGATTCCGAAATGCTGGAACTATCCGGCTTATTGCCTGACAAGTATGCCAGTAATGCAAAATTTGGCAGGGCTACATCCATTATGTGTTTAGCTGTACGGGCACGTATGCTCTTATTTGCGGCAAGTCCCCTGGCAAATGGCAATCCGGATTACAATGGCTTTGTAAATGACAAAGGGGAAGCCTTATTCAATACTACCTATGATGCCAATAAATGGAAGCGGGCTAGTGATGCCTGCAAGCTATTGATTGACAGAGCGCATGCCGCCGGACATAAGCTATACTATGAATACAATGATAATGGAAGCATTGATCCGTTTTTGTCGTATCAGAATATGATGTTTAAAAGAACGACGGATGGCAATACCGAAATTCTTTTTGCAAGACCTAATTGTGAGACATGGGAATACGATAGACACACACAACCACGTGGCACTGGAGGCAATGGCGGACTGGGTGTTACCCAATCGCTGGTAGATGCGTTCTTTATGAAAAATGGCCTGCCTATCGATGATCCTAATTCTGGCTATGTTGAGAAAGGCTTTTCAACGGCTGATGAATTCCGCAATACAAAATGGAGTGAAGTACAGGGAGGGGGTAAAGTTACCTTAGCGGGTACCTACAATATGTACTGCAATCGCGAACCCCGCTTTTATATATCTGTATTATACAACAGAGCCTGGCACAGAAGAGAGAACCGTACAACCCGGTTTATGATAGATGAATGGGATGGTGGTCCTACCCATGATGCACCTCAAAGTGGCTATCTGTTACGAAAAAAAGTGCATCCGGATCATGACCCGCGAAATCGTACGAATCCTTACCGTCCAGGTATCCTCTACAGGTTAGGAGAAGCATACCTCAACTATGCCGAAGCCTTAAATGAGTCAGATCCAGGGAATCCGGATATTCTTACGTATGTAAATCTGGTCAGAGAAAGAGCCGGCTTACCGGAAGTAGCTGCCGGAAGCCAGGATGAAATCAGAGCTGCTATCAGACGAGAAAGACGGGTAGAACTAAACTGTGAAGGAATTCGCTACAGTGATATCCGCAGATGGAAGATGGGGGAACAAGTCCTGAATCGTGATTTTTGGGGTATGAATTTTAACGGGACCGAAATTAGCGATGATGAGAAGAATCCGAAAGCGTACTTTAAACGGACTGTTTATCAGCGCCGGGTTTTTTCTAAAAAGAATTACTGGTTTCCTGTTCCTCAGTCTGAAATTGATAAGAACCCTAATCTGGTGCAAAATCCATTCTGGAAGTAA
- a CDS encoding SusC/RagA family TonB-linked outer membrane protein — MKRYHTLQRLIVAITKFTSIQFLLMLIVSGMAMATPTDIYGQNVMDKVISIKAEGETIKHVLSVLEKSVNIKFTYNPQAIAIDQKISFDYKDQKLSRILEGIFYPLHISYQLSGNYIILQKQPQNSVGTVINSPGISVTDRIVTGKVTDDTGASLPGVSVSVKGTTLGATTDSEGNYSLAVTGEKLILVFSYIGYKTEEVVLGEQTTVNVKLIVDSKTLDEVVVVAFGTQKEYTVAGAITTIEPGKLQSFGTTRSVSNNLAGQVAGIIAVQRSGEPGYDNSTFWIRGISTFQGARDPLVLVDGVERSLNNIDPAEIESFSVLKDASASAVYGVRGANGVILINTKRGKIGKPSISFRYEQGFTKPAKLPSFLNAADYMELLNTIARETNAPAIPYSQDRIDNTRNQTDPDLYPDVNWLDAITNDHASNSRYNLTASGGSEALRYSLVGSYYSEKGIVARDPAQMWDSSLKLHRYNVRSNVDLDITPSTLLRINIGGYLQDMNRPPQSIDDLFFLAFETPPFVHPTKYSSGEIPVVPERANPWALATQRGYQRVSDSKLESLFGVEQDFDKVIPGLKGRVKFAFDRFSATGVKRSKDPNYYSPSVGRNEDGSLNLVIYRNGQDFLGYEKTSEWGDKSVYMEGSLTYSRAFGKHFLDALLLGNRRNYDKGEALPYRNQGMAARLSYSYDRRYIAEVNFGYNGSENFAKGKRYGFFPSAAIGWILTEEDVMEPLKATFSKIKLRASLGKVGNDRLDGRRFAYITTIGETGGYTWGVNNDYGRGGRREGDYGVANLTWETVTKANLGLELGLLNNSVQFQADFFKEQRKDIFLRRENLPSSSGFVEKPWANYGKVDNQGVDISLNVNKQLSADLLLSVRGTFTYAKNKIIEKDEASAVIGTNRSLTGKPVGQIMGLVAEGLFTTEDFADVSTGQLISTLPRQTFGPVQPGDIKYKDVNKDGAVDALDVSAIGGTVDPQVIYGFGVNVQYKNFDAGTFFQGTGRTSRIIGDATSFMPGSGNGALGNIYSNANDRWTAENPSQNVFWPRLSNASSQISTLANNTQTSSWWLKDMSFLRVRRIEIGYSLPKNVMGRIGIKDSRIFVTGNNLFTFSSFKLWDPEIDTRPDNKPNNGYRYPIMKSVSIGMTFDF, encoded by the coding sequence ATGAAAAGATATCATACACTTCAAAGGTTGATTGTTGCTATTACAAAATTTACCAGTATTCAGTTTCTGCTTATGTTGATTGTATCGGGCATGGCTATGGCTACGCCAACGGATATATATGGGCAAAATGTAATGGATAAGGTAATTTCAATTAAGGCTGAAGGTGAAACCATTAAACATGTTTTGTCAGTACTGGAAAAGTCAGTCAACATAAAATTTACCTACAATCCCCAGGCAATTGCCATTGATCAGAAGATTTCGTTTGATTACAAAGACCAGAAGTTATCCCGGATTCTGGAAGGGATTTTTTATCCGTTACATATCAGTTATCAGCTTTCGGGCAATTACATCATTTTACAAAAACAGCCGCAGAATAGTGTAGGCACTGTGATAAATTCTCCGGGTATCTCTGTAACAGACAGGATTGTTACAGGTAAAGTGACTGATGATACGGGTGCCTCACTTCCAGGGGTGAGCGTGAGTGTAAAAGGTACTACACTCGGTGCTACTACTGACTCAGAGGGCAACTATTCTCTTGCTGTTACAGGAGAGAAACTCATTCTTGTTTTTTCCTATATCGGTTACAAAACAGAAGAAGTAGTATTGGGTGAGCAGACAACAGTAAATGTTAAGTTGATTGTTGATTCTAAAACGTTGGATGAGGTAGTGGTAGTGGCCTTTGGTACACAAAAAGAATATACGGTGGCAGGAGCCATTACAACCATTGAACCAGGAAAACTTCAGTCGTTTGGTACTACCCGATCAGTTAGTAACAACCTGGCTGGTCAGGTGGCCGGTATTATAGCGGTGCAACGTTCCGGAGAGCCAGGCTATGATAATTCTACTTTTTGGATACGAGGTATTTCTACCTTCCAGGGAGCACGAGATCCATTGGTACTTGTTGACGGGGTGGAGCGTTCGCTAAACAACATTGACCCTGCGGAAATCGAATCATTTTCTGTTTTGAAAGATGCCTCTGCCAGTGCTGTATACGGTGTTCGGGGTGCCAATGGGGTAATCCTGATCAATACAAAAAGGGGCAAAATCGGCAAGCCGTCTATCAGCTTTCGATACGAACAAGGCTTTACAAAACCAGCCAAGCTACCTTCCTTTTTGAATGCTGCTGACTATATGGAACTCCTCAATACAATTGCCCGGGAAACAAACGCTCCTGCAATTCCCTATTCTCAGGATAGAATTGACAATACCCGCAATCAGACAGACCCGGATTTGTATCCCGATGTGAACTGGCTGGATGCTATCACAAACGATCATGCCTCCAATAGCCGGTATAACCTGACTGCCTCTGGGGGCAGCGAAGCATTGCGCTATTCACTGGTAGGGTCTTACTATTCGGAAAAAGGCATTGTAGCACGTGACCCGGCGCAGATGTGGGATTCTTCCCTAAAGCTACATCGGTATAATGTGCGTTCAAATGTTGATTTGGATATCACTCCCTCAACACTGCTACGAATAAATATTGGAGGCTACCTGCAGGATATGAATCGTCCTCCTCAATCAATCGATGATCTGTTTTTTCTGGCTTTTGAGACACCTCCTTTCGTACATCCGACCAAATACTCCAGCGGAGAAATTCCGGTTGTTCCCGAGAGGGCCAATCCATGGGCACTAGCTACCCAAAGGGGATATCAGCGTGTCAGCGATAGTAAACTTGAGTCGTTGTTTGGGGTTGAGCAGGATTTTGATAAAGTAATACCAGGTTTAAAAGGAAGAGTAAAGTTTGCGTTTGACCGGTTTTCTGCTACTGGTGTCAAAAGAAGTAAGGATCCCAATTATTATAGTCCCTCTGTAGGCCGAAATGAAGATGGCTCTCTGAATCTTGTCATTTACAGGAATGGACAGGATTTTCTGGGGTATGAAAAGACTTCTGAATGGGGTGATAAAAGTGTGTATATGGAAGGTAGCCTTACTTATTCAAGAGCCTTTGGAAAGCATTTTCTGGATGCATTGCTTCTTGGTAACAGACGCAACTATGATAAAGGAGAAGCACTTCCTTACCGAAATCAGGGAATGGCAGCCCGCCTTTCGTATTCATATGACCGACGGTATATTGCTGAGGTGAATTTTGGGTATAATGGTTCAGAAAACTTTGCCAAAGGAAAGCGCTATGGCTTTTTCCCATCCGCTGCTATTGGGTGGATCCTGACCGAAGAGGACGTTATGGAACCTTTAAAAGCTACTTTTTCAAAAATTAAACTAAGAGCCTCTCTTGGGAAAGTTGGAAATGATCGGTTAGATGGACGTCGCTTTGCCTACATTACAACCATTGGTGAAACAGGGGGTTACACCTGGGGCGTAAATAATGATTATGGAAGAGGAGGACGAAGAGAAGGTGATTATGGAGTGGCAAATCTAACCTGGGAGACCGTTACCAAAGCAAATCTGGGTCTTGAATTAGGATTGCTTAATAATAGTGTCCAATTCCAGGCTGATTTTTTCAAAGAACAACGGAAAGATATCTTTTTAAGGCGTGAAAACCTTCCAAGTTCAAGCGGATTTGTTGAAAAGCCCTGGGCCAATTATGGCAAAGTAGACAATCAGGGAGTGGATATTTCCCTGAATGTAAACAAACAACTATCCGCTGACTTGCTTTTATCTGTACGGGGTACGTTTACCTACGCTAAAAATAAAATCATTGAGAAGGATGAGGCATCTGCTGTCATTGGTACCAACCGATCCCTTACAGGGAAACCTGTAGGGCAGATTATGGGCCTGGTAGCAGAAGGATTATTTACTACTGAGGACTTTGCTGACGTTTCAACTGGCCAATTGATAAGTACACTGCCAAGACAAACCTTTGGCCCTGTACAACCCGGAGACATTAAATATAAGGATGTTAATAAGGATGGAGCTGTGGACGCGCTTGATGTATCCGCCATTGGAGGAACAGTTGATCCTCAGGTTATCTATGGCTTTGGAGTTAATGTGCAATACAAGAATTTTGATGCCGGAACCTTCTTTCAAGGTACAGGAAGAACCTCTCGAATTATTGGAGATGCAACCTCGTTTATGCCTGGCTCTGGCAATGGCGCGTTAGGAAATATTTACTCAAATGCCAATGACCGCTGGACGGCCGAAAATCCAAGTCAGAATGTCTTCTGGCCCCGGTTATCCAATGCCTCCAGCCAGATAAGTACACTGGCCAATAATACGCAGACGTCCAGTTGGTGGCTAAAAGACATGAGTTTTCTCAGGGTTAGACGCATTGAAATAGGATACAGCTTACCCAAAAATGTAATGGGCAGAATAGGCATAAAAGACAGCCGGATATTTGTAACAGGAAATAACCTTTTCACATTCTCCTCCTTTAAACTCTGGGACCCTGAAATTGATACCCGGCCAGATAATAAACCGAATAATGGCTACAGATATCCAATTATGAAATCGGTTTCTATCGGTATGACGTTTGACTTTTAA
- a CDS encoding FecR family protein: MDYTHYTIEDFASDQSFINWVHQSDPWAIAYWEQYLDGHPEIATKVDQARILVLNLKRAQETNQDPVIIDALWDKIQARTEAKTQIHISSDTEKPRTRSASQIRFLAAASVLLLCLCVMVWFVIRQDTTKPRSDLYVYHNSVKGEYQEQVNQTGKPVKVLLSDGSVIVLENKSRLKYKTDYTNDSTRDVYLLGNAFFEVAKNPYKPFIVHSNEVFTKVLGTSFHIEAPEDGKNIVVSVKTGKVSVYTLKTDANVVPTSITNSKEGVTLLPNQCVSYQRTEQSFNKMIVDSPQVLNAKITQADFTFENTPIAEVFKTLEAAYGIEIMFNAETMKNCFLTAPMGNESLFEKVKIICQTIGASYEVIDAKVIITSSGC; the protein is encoded by the coding sequence ATGGACTATACTCACTATACGATCGAGGATTTTGCCTCAGACCAGAGTTTTATTAACTGGGTACATCAATCCGATCCGTGGGCAATTGCCTACTGGGAGCAGTATCTGGATGGACATCCTGAAATAGCTACAAAGGTAGACCAGGCACGTATACTGGTACTCAACCTGAAAAGAGCACAGGAAACAAACCAGGACCCTGTAATCATAGATGCGTTATGGGATAAAATTCAGGCCAGAACAGAAGCTAAAACACAAATCCATATCTCTTCAGATACAGAAAAGCCCAGAACCCGATCTGCCAGTCAGATCCGTTTCCTGGCTGCTGCCAGTGTATTATTACTATGCTTGTGCGTAATGGTATGGTTTGTGATTCGACAAGATACAACCAAACCGCGTTCAGATCTGTATGTTTACCATAATAGTGTGAAGGGAGAGTATCAGGAGCAGGTAAACCAGACTGGAAAGCCGGTAAAGGTTCTCTTGTCTGATGGAAGTGTGATTGTACTTGAAAACAAAAGCCGGCTCAAGTATAAAACAGATTATACCAACGATTCTACACGGGATGTATATCTGTTGGGAAATGCCTTTTTTGAAGTTGCTAAAAATCCATACAAACCGTTTATTGTTCATTCCAATGAAGTCTTTACCAAGGTACTTGGCACCAGTTTCCATATTGAGGCTCCGGAAGATGGAAAAAACATAGTGGTTTCTGTAAAGACTGGCAAGGTCTCGGTTTATACCCTTAAAACAGATGCTAATGTAGTACCCACATCGATAACCAATAGTAAGGAAGGAGTCACTCTTCTACCCAACCAGTGCGTAAGCTATCAAAGGACCGAACAGTCATTTAACAAAATGATTGTTGACTCGCCTCAGGTATTGAATGCAAAGATTACCCAAGCTGATTTTACATTCGAGAACACTCCCATTGCAGAAGTTTTCAAAACGCTGGAAGCTGCGTATGGCATTGAAATCATGTTCAATGCAGAGACAATGAAAAATTGTTTTTTAACTGCGCCAATGGGAAATGAATCCCTGTTCGAAAAAGTAAAAATCATATGTCAGACCATAGGGGCTAGCTATGAAGTCATTGATGCTAAGGTAATTATCACCAGTTCCGGATGTTAA
- a CDS encoding sigma-70 family RNA polymerase sigma factor yields MTSSNSQFDTLWHSFRAGDRAAFASIYRKYVTALLNYGNKITSDRTLVEDSIQDLFFELWESRERIAETTSVKFYLFKALRYKIYHNTNTKGFFSLQSTEYDTEVNQDYFSYPSHESQLIGIEVQSLQMENLKTILEQLPKRQKEAINLRYYHNFSNEEVAQIMGVNYQSACNFIYSALRKLKLNLQVSVGCFLFFLFFW; encoded by the coding sequence ATGACCTCTTCTAATTCGCAGTTCGATACTTTATGGCATTCTTTCAGGGCTGGAGATAGGGCTGCATTTGCCTCTATCTATAGAAAATATGTGACTGCATTACTAAATTATGGCAATAAGATTACTTCTGATCGTACCTTAGTTGAAGATAGCATTCAGGACTTGTTTTTTGAATTATGGGAAAGCCGAGAACGAATTGCAGAGACTACCTCAGTGAAATTTTATTTATTTAAGGCGCTTCGCTATAAGATTTATCACAATACAAATACAAAGGGTTTCTTCAGCTTGCAAAGTACAGAATATGATACAGAAGTGAATCAGGATTATTTTTCATATCCCTCCCATGAAAGTCAGCTGATTGGTATTGAAGTTCAATCGTTACAAATGGAAAATCTGAAAACGATTCTGGAGCAACTCCCCAAAAGACAAAAAGAAGCCATTAACCTTCGTTACTACCATAACTTCTCCAATGAGGAAGTTGCCCAGATAATGGGGGTAAACTATCAGTCTGCCTGTAATTTTATTTACAGTGCCCTTCGTAAATTAAAACTTAACCTCCAGGTATCGGTAGGCTGTTTTCTTTTTTTCTTATTTTTTTGGTAA
- a CDS encoding helix-turn-helix transcriptional regulator — protein sequence MLPAIDTLMTNRPLKVITELRNNFVILDFDDEDLPVFDMRVNYYQDINHYLSSLNPSNLVTVKCNFPRHNFLEVLYIMLQLAKRLQIAFISNSISDEGIHFLKKHKVTGVFSVNELLNDIAASRRRRANQFYLSNFIQYNEPALPNDLCSFLSLSYVEIKILYLFSRGLSNRQLTSKINKSYHTVKNHKSNIIRKIGIDGSDQLMQYVHLLQTMRL from the coding sequence ATGTTGCCCGCTATTGATACTCTGATGACAAACCGTCCATTAAAAGTGATTACCGAGCTTAGAAACAATTTTGTCATTCTCGATTTTGATGACGAAGATTTACCTGTTTTCGATATGAGAGTGAATTATTATCAAGATATAAATCACTACTTGAGCAGCCTTAATCCCTCCAATCTGGTAACTGTTAAATGCAATTTTCCCAGACATAATTTTCTAGAAGTGCTTTATATTATGTTACAGCTTGCCAAAAGGTTGCAAATAGCCTTTATCAGCAACTCGATCAGTGATGAAGGCATTCATTTTTTAAAAAAACACAAGGTCACAGGCGTATTTTCTGTCAATGAATTATTAAACGATATAGCAGCCAGCAGGAGACGAAGAGCCAACCAATTTTATCTTAGCAATTTTATTCAATACAATGAGCCTGCCTTACCCAATGACTTATGTTCCTTTTTATCCTTAAGTTATGTAGAAATCAAGATTTTGTACCTTTTTTCAAGAGGCCTGTCCAACAGACAACTGACCAGTAAAATAAATAAAAGCTATCATACTGTCAAAAATCACAAAAGCAATATCATCCGGAAGATAGGTATCGATGGCTCAGATCAACTGATGCAATATGTTCATTTATTACAGACGATGCGTCTGTAA
- a CDS encoding ABC transporter permease: MAAFAVLTILFNNLQNYAKDIGLNGQHVYILSFSSREYPTADSLQTDFTADEAILETVLQNYLRSIEGIRAFSFSSQAIPYQNGHPLLTVKTNTNQVSALWYEADKNYQNVLGLKLVEGEWFDNYKLGDALPLVAINQTLKEKLFPEQSPIGKKVSLGNANELAVVAAVVENYKTINDFSDYSEVIITQLKSRQITEEGVVLLKTNSDINQIGNLKKDLSALLTKKNVKILPFFSERKTNNTFSLIPLFFFAIVASYLIINIIIGLVGLIWLDVSKRKQEIGLRRAIGATKGSIGRQIVLESILICGIGLLIGAVVVLPFPIVGAFNINTSIFLLAIISSIVLILLLAIGCSAYPGFRIANLSVVEALKEN, from the coding sequence ATGGCTGCTTTTGCTGTTCTGACCATTCTTTTTAACAACCTTCAAAATTATGCAAAGGATATTGGATTGAATGGCCAGCATGTTTATATTCTTTCTTTTTCAAGCAGAGAATATCCAACTGCTGACAGTTTGCAAACCGACTTTACAGCAGACGAGGCCATACTGGAAACTGTATTACAGAATTACCTGCGATCCATTGAGGGAATTAGAGCGTTTTCATTTTCTTCTCAAGCAATTCCTTATCAGAATGGTCACCCGCTGCTGACTGTCAAAACCAATACCAATCAGGTGTCAGCTTTGTGGTACGAAGCTGATAAGAACTATCAGAATGTACTGGGATTAAAACTTGTGGAGGGTGAGTGGTTTGATAATTACAAACTTGGAGATGCTTTGCCTTTAGTGGCAATCAACCAAACCTTGAAAGAGAAATTATTTCCGGAACAATCCCCTATCGGAAAAAAAGTTAGCCTAGGTAATGCCAATGAATTGGCAGTGGTGGCAGCAGTAGTGGAGAATTACAAGACCATTAACGATTTTAGCGACTATTCAGAGGTGATTATAACTCAGCTTAAAAGCCGGCAGATCACAGAAGAAGGTGTCGTTTTGCTCAAAACTAATTCGGATATAAACCAGATCGGAAATCTGAAAAAAGACCTATCCGCCCTTTTGACAAAGAAGAATGTGAAAATACTACCTTTCTTTTCGGAGCGTAAGACTAATAATACTTTTTCGCTGATCCCCTTGTTCTTTTTTGCCATTGTTGCCAGCTATTTAATCATTAACATAATTATCGGATTAGTAGGCCTGATTTGGTTGGATGTTTCCAAGCGGAAGCAGGAAATCGGACTTCGCAGAGCTATTGGTGCAACCAAAGGAAGCATTGGTAGGCAAATTGTTTTGGAAAGTATACTCATTTGCGGAATAGGTCTTTTGATAGGAGCTGTAGTTGTCCTTCCTTTTCCTATTGTGGGAGCGTTTAACATCAACACTTCTATCTTTCTGCTTGCCATCATCTCATCCATTGTGCTGATACTTCTGCTGGCTATTGGCTGTTCTGCTTATCCTGGATTTCGCATCGCAAATCTTTCTGTGGTGGAGGCATTAAAGGAAAATTAG
- a CDS encoding ABC transporter permease, protein MLKTYLKFSIILLKRNLFFTAISLIGTVITLTFLVFFTSLIENFINPSYPDTNRGACLYITKIKVMNTQKGYYSAGGLSLTLIDNFISKLKQPQQIAIISSPKSLPVFTNNQESTFAVRFVNEQFWDVYHFNFLWGSQFNRQQCLAKEPVIVLASAMAQKIFGKTDVRGQTLNLNGKLFRIIGLVKDASIFQRYVMADAYIPYSSLANPSDEIYMRDAKDRTFIGDYNVVLYSQKANGLTAMEEEFNKLKGLIESDLPAYHQGFNKVFIYADDFLSSFTRISIGPNREDELNTFLLCYVLFSVFCMLLPALNLININTSRIMERWSEIGIRRSFGATRQQLFFQFLIENMVLNFIGFGLSICLVLALIGIFNYSQIIDNLLLKLDCIALVMGMLFTLLFSFLSGVIPAWRMSKINPVDAINNYK, encoded by the coding sequence ATGCTGAAGACCTATCTCAAATTTTCGATAATTCTGTTGAAAAGAAATCTTTTCTTTACTGCAATCAGTTTGATTGGAACCGTAATCACACTGACCTTTTTGGTTTTTTTTACCTCCTTAATTGAAAATTTCATTAACCCTTCATACCCGGATACCAACCGGGGAGCTTGTTTATATATTACCAAAATAAAGGTGATGAATACGCAAAAAGGATACTATTCAGCAGGAGGGTTGAGTCTTACACTAATTGATAATTTCATTTCTAAACTCAAACAACCCCAGCAAATAGCAATTATCTCCTCTCCCAAGTCGCTGCCTGTTTTTACCAATAATCAGGAAAGTACTTTTGCTGTGCGGTTTGTCAACGAACAGTTCTGGGATGTTTATCATTTTAACTTTCTGTGGGGCAGCCAGTTCAATCGCCAGCAGTGCTTGGCCAAAGAGCCAGTCATTGTGCTTGCCAGCGCAATGGCCCAAAAAATATTTGGTAAAACAGATGTCAGAGGGCAAACCCTCAATCTGAATGGAAAACTATTTCGTATCATTGGTCTTGTCAAGGATGCTTCTATCTTTCAGCGTTACGTAATGGCCGATGCCTACATTCCCTACTCAAGTTTGGCTAATCCGTCCGATGAGATCTATATGCGAGATGCCAAAGACCGTACATTCATAGGAGATTATAATGTTGTTTTATATTCTCAAAAGGCCAACGGACTTACGGCCATGGAGGAAGAATTTAACAAGTTAAAGGGCCTGATCGAATCAGACCTTCCTGCCTATCACCAAGGCTTCAACAAGGTTTTTATTTATGCAGATGATTTTTTATCAAGTTTTACCCGTATATCGATCGGGCCCAACCGAGAGGATGAGTTGAACACTTTTTTACTTTGTTATGTGTTGTTTTCTGTTTTCTGCATGCTCTTGCCAGCCCTTAATCTGATAAATATCAATACAAGTAGAATCATGGAAAGATGGTCAGAGATAGGAATAAGGCGTTCCTTTGGGGCTACAAGGCAACAGTTGTTCTTTCAATTTCTGATTGAAAATATGGTTTTAAACTTTATTGGCTTTGGCCTGAGCATCTGTCTGGTACTGGCTCTGATAGGCATTTTTAATTACAGCCAGATAATTGATAACCTACTGCTCAAACTAGACTGTATAGCATTAGTGATGGGCATGTTATTTACCCTCTTGTTCAGTTTTTTATCTGGAGTGATTCCAGCGTGGAGAATGTCCAAAATCAATCCGGTTGATGCGATCAATAATTATAAATAA
- a CDS encoding ABC transporter ATP-binding protein, with amino-acid sequence MITLRNVNKIYQTEHLQTKALNAINLHVEKGKFISIMGPSGCGKSTLLNTIGLLDTPTDGEMLVDGQSVTHLSDRQLSQLRNRKFGFVFQNYHLIHDLPVLDNVELPLIYRNIKTKQRIEMAKAALQKVGLTNRLYHLPSQLSGGQRQRVAIARALVGNPEVILADEPTGNLDTEMGEKIMELLKQLNSTDQITIVMVTHDPSIAGKTDYIIRMKDGIILQKPFLEENSTYHDSHLC; translated from the coding sequence ATGATAACACTACGAAACGTCAACAAAATATACCAGACTGAACATTTGCAGACAAAGGCCTTGAACGCAATCAATCTGCATGTTGAAAAAGGCAAATTTATTTCCATCATGGGCCCGTCCGGATGTGGTAAGTCAACCTTACTCAATACCATAGGTCTTTTGGATACGCCAACCGATGGCGAGATGCTTGTTGATGGTCAGTCTGTTACCCATTTGAGTGACAGGCAGTTATCGCAATTAAGAAATCGCAAGTTTGGATTTGTGTTTCAAAATTATCACCTGATTCATGACCTGCCGGTGCTGGACAATGTGGAATTGCCACTCATTTATCGCAATATAAAGACTAAACAGCGGATTGAAATGGCCAAAGCTGCTTTGCAGAAAGTGGGTTTAACCAATCGGCTCTACCATCTGCCCAGCCAGCTTTCCGGAGGCCAGAGGCAACGGGTTGCTATTGCGCGGGCTTTGGTGGGTAATCCAGAGGTAATTCTGGCAGATGAGCCTACCGGAAACCTGGATACAGAAATGGGCGAAAAGATCATGGAGCTCTTAAAGCAATTGAATTCAACTGATCAGATCACTATTGTGATGGTTACCCACGATCCTTCCATTGCAGGTAAAACAGATTACATCATAAGAATGAAAGATGGAATCATTCTCCAAAAGCCTTTTCTGGAAGAAAACAGTACTTACCACGACTCTCACTTATGCTGA